The region ATTGTTTACTCAATTTGTCTTTTCATTGATTACCCGTCTGGAACGTGAAAAAGAGGAGAAGGCAGCAGAGTTATCCGCTTTGTATGGAAATTCTAAAGATGGCATTTTGATGCTCGATAAAAACAAACAAATGATTGACATGAATTCTGCTGTTATAGGAATATTAGGTATAACAAGAGAAGATTTATTGCAAAAATATTTTTCGGAAATCATTGGAACAGATCTCTCGTTTGATTTATTAGAGAGAGAGCAAGAAAAAGAAGTTTATATACAAACAAAAGAAGGACAAAAAATTGTAGAGTTGGTTATATATCCTCTTGAATTAAAAAAATCGGAAAAGAAGTATGCTGTCATATTACGGGACCTTACAGATAAGAAGAAGTTGGAAGAAGAGTTGCACAGCCAAATTCAAAATGTGGCTATTTTAAAGGAAAGGGAGCGAATTGCCCGGGAAATGCATGATGGATTGGCCCAACTTATTAGCTCCATTCACATAAAAGTTCAATTACTTTCCAAATTAAATGAGAATGCAAAGGATGGTGCGGGGTGCCCGATTTTAAATGACCATATTCATGAATTGCGGGAAATTGTAGAGAAGTCCTACCAGGAGGTAAGACAAAACATCTATAGTTTGAAAACCTCATTAAATCCAGAGAAAGGTTTTATTCATCATATTAAGCAATATCTGGAAGGATTTGAAAAACAAAATCATTTTACGATTCATTTTGATACAAACTTGTCAGAGGAATATCGTTTTTCTGATTCTATGGAGTTGCAATTGTTAAGAATCATACAAGAAGCTCTTCATAATGTGAGAAGACATGCCAATGCAACTGAAGTGGAAGTGTCGATAAATCAAATTCCTGCAGATTTAATTCAAATCAAGATAAAAGATAATGGAAAAGGGTTTAGTTTCTCAGAAGTAAAAAAGAAAAAAGATCATTTTGGGTTATCCATTATGAAGGAGCGAACTGAAATTATTGATGGACAATTTTACATTCAATCGCAAGAAGGTAGAGGGACAACGGTGATTATTGAAGTTCCCAAAAAATAGTTAGGGGGGATAAAATGCCAAAAATTCGAGTCTTTGTTTGTGACGACCATGAATTAATGCGAAAAGGAATTGTTACCCTTCTCCAAACCAGCGACAAAATTGAAGTGGTTGGAGAAGCCGGGAATGGAAGAGATGCGGTTGATAAAGTGGCGAACCTTAAAGTGGATGTTGTATTAATGGATATTAACATGCCGATTATGGATGGTATCCAGGCAACCTATTATATAAAAAAAGAGAACCCTAAGATAAAGGTTATTGTACTCACGATTTCAGAAGAAGAAGACAATCTCTTTATTGCAATAAAAAATGGAGCAGACGGATATTTGTTGAAAAATATGAATCTTGATGATCTCTTTCATTACATTGAGCAAGCCTATGAGGGTAATCCACCTTTTTCACCCGGTTTAGCCACAAAGGTTCTTGCTGAATTTTCCAAGCTGTCCAAGCAGGTGGAAGAGTTGAAAAGTGATGACTCCCTGTTAAGCCAACGGGAAAAAGAAGTTCTGGAACTGGTGGCTAAGGGAGCAAAAAATAAAGAAATTGCCGATCAATTATTTATATCTGAACATACGGTTAAGAAACACCTTCAGCACATTATGGAAAAACTGCATGTTCAAAATAGAGCAGAAGCTGCTGCTTATGCTATCAAAAAGGGATTAATAAAAGAAGACTAACCCTGTCGAGAGAGTTAGTCTTTATTTTTTCAATCATTAATTATTATTTTTTGGAAAACTAGTTTGATGTCCATCCGAGATAAGATGGATAGACTCCAATACTTTTCCGGTGGTTGCATCAAGAATTAAAACCTTTTTCTCACCTTCCACTTGCACATAGACATAGCCACCATCTGGTGAGATGGAAATATGTCCAGGAGTTTTACCGATGATTTTGGTTTCGATGACGCTTAAATCTTTTTTGGAAATGAGGGTTAATGTTTCATCGCCGGCATTGGCTACAAAGATCAAGTCGTCGCTGATTCCAATCCCATGGGGGTCTTTTCCTACTGAAACCGTTATATTTTCATTCTCGTTAATGATGGAGATCGTTCCGTCCCCGGTATTTGTCACATATAGCGTTTCTGTTTGATCATCAAAGGCAATGTGACTGGGCGCTTTTCCAGTTGCAAAGGTTTTTATAATTTCATTTGTTATAGTA is a window of Microaerobacter geothermalis DNA encoding:
- a CDS encoding sensor histidine kinase codes for the protein MNYTKIKVLSAVLTVVFIAGIEYIRHTLWLSRVSPKIDIILSLSILIMGALLFTQFVFSLITRLEREKEEKAAELSALYGNSKDGILMLDKNKQMIDMNSAVIGILGITREDLLQKYFSEIIGTDLSFDLLEREQEKEVYIQTKEGQKIVELVIYPLELKKSEKKYAVILRDLTDKKKLEEELHSQIQNVAILKERERIAREMHDGLAQLISSIHIKVQLLSKLNENAKDGAGCPILNDHIHELREIVEKSYQEVRQNIYSLKTSLNPEKGFIHHIKQYLEGFEKQNHFTIHFDTNLSEEYRFSDSMELQLLRIIQEALHNVRRHANATEVEVSINQIPADLIQIKIKDNGKGFSFSEVKKKKDHFGLSIMKERTEIIDGQFYIQSQEGRGTTVIIEVPKK
- a CDS encoding response regulator; protein product: MPKIRVFVCDDHELMRKGIVTLLQTSDKIEVVGEAGNGRDAVDKVANLKVDVVLMDINMPIMDGIQATYYIKKENPKIKVIVLTISEEEDNLFIAIKNGADGYLLKNMNLDDLFHYIEQAYEGNPPFSPGLATKVLAEFSKLSKQVEELKSDDSLLSQREKEVLELVAKGAKNKEIADQLFISEHTVKKHLQHIMEKLHVQNRAEAAAYAIKKGLIKED